The Prionailurus bengalensis isolate Pbe53 chromosome A3, Fcat_Pben_1.1_paternal_pri, whole genome shotgun sequence genome includes a window with the following:
- the PTRHD1 gene encoding putative peptidyl-tRNA hydrolase PTRHD1 has translation MHRGVRPVFLWARKMAASGAEPQILVQYLVLRKDLSQAPFSWPAGAMVAQACHAATAALHIHRDHPHTAAYLRDLGRMRKVVLEAADESTLKELAETLQQSNIDHMLWLEQPENIATCIALRPYPKEEVNQYLKKYRLFK, from the exons ATGCACCGGGGGGTAAGGCCGGTCTTTCTGTGGGCCCGGAAGATGGCGGCCTCTGGCGCAGAGCCGCAGATCCTAGTCCAGTACTTGGTGTTACGAAAGGATCTGTCGCAGGCTCCATTCTCCTGGCCGGCAGGCGCAATGGTAGCGCAGGCCTGTCACGCAGCCACCGCGGCCTTGCACATTCACCGCGACCACCCCCACACGGCCGCTTACCTTCGGGACCTGGGGCGCATGCGCAAGGTGGTCCTCGAG GCTGCAGATGAAAGCACCCTGAAGGAGCTGGCTGAGACCCTGCAACAGAGCAACATTGACCACATGCTGTGGCTGGAGCAGCCAGAGAATATCGCCACTTGCATTGCGCTCCGTCCCTACCCCAAAGAAGAAGTGAACCAGTATTTGAAGAAGTATCGATTGTTCAAGTGA